One Desulfuromonas thiophila genomic window carries:
- a CDS encoding cryptochrome/photolyase family protein, whose protein sequence is MSEIPVLYWFRQDLRLADNPALCRAAAVGAVLPVFIWDQAVFEQGAGAASRWWLHQSLAALQRGCEGRLRLLAGSTVQLLPQLAAQTGARLVVWNRAFEPAQLALEAQVRARLEQQGVRVECCEAATLWPTSQLGKADGTAYQVFSAFHRHLQALGPLPAPLSLPVTLRWYGPPTAQTAGGQALAALALLPRVAWYQGFGSVAQVGEVAAWQRLQQFLCQRLSGYASGRDLPAREQTSGLAAALRWGEISPRQIWAALAALPACDDGAAFLRQLVWREFCYAQLHFWPQLPWRNLRAAFDRFPWQTDSSAAALRCWQQGQTGYPLVDAGMRQLWHSGTLHNRVRMVTASFLVKNLLFHWRLGQRWFHDCLLDADLACNSANWQWVAGCGLDAAPYFRIFNPVAQGQRFDADGAYTRRWLPELARLPQKYLFCPWQAPPAVLRQAGVVLGQHYPLPLVDLATSRQQALAAFAHTKAAVAD, encoded by the coding sequence ATGTCTGAAATCCCTGTATTGTACTGGTTTCGTCAGGATCTGCGCCTAGCGGACAACCCGGCGTTGTGCCGTGCCGCCGCGGTTGGGGCCGTGCTGCCGGTTTTTATCTGGGATCAGGCGGTGTTCGAGCAAGGTGCCGGCGCGGCCAGTCGCTGGTGGCTGCACCAGAGTCTGGCGGCTTTGCAGCGTGGCTGTGAGGGGCGGTTGCGTTTGTTGGCGGGATCGACAGTACAACTGCTGCCGCAACTGGCGGCGCAGACAGGCGCCCGGTTGGTGGTGTGGAATCGTGCATTTGAGCCGGCCCAGCTGGCCTTGGAAGCCCAGGTGCGTGCGAGGCTGGAGCAACAGGGCGTGCGGGTGGAATGCTGTGAGGCGGCCACCCTGTGGCCGACCAGCCAGCTGGGCAAAGCCGATGGCACAGCCTATCAGGTGTTCAGCGCCTTTCATCGTCATTTGCAGGCGCTTGGGCCGCTACCAGCGCCTCTGTCGCTGCCGGTGACCCTGCGTTGGTACGGCCCTCCCACCGCACAAACGGCCGGCGGGCAGGCATTGGCGGCTTTGGCACTGTTGCCGCGCGTGGCCTGGTATCAGGGTTTTGGCTCGGTGGCCCAGGTTGGCGAAGTCGCAGCCTGGCAACGGCTACAGCAGTTCCTTTGTCAGCGTTTGAGTGGTTATGCCAGCGGGCGTGATCTGCCCGCTCGGGAGCAGACCTCTGGTCTGGCGGCAGCCTTGCGTTGGGGTGAAATCAGTCCGCGCCAGATATGGGCCGCCCTGGCAGCTCTGCCGGCTTGTGATGATGGCGCAGCCTTCCTGCGCCAGCTGGTATGGCGCGAGTTCTGTTACGCCCAGCTGCACTTCTGGCCGCAGCTGCCCTGGCGCAATCTGCGCGCTGCCTTCGATCGCTTTCCCTGGCAGACGGACAGCAGCGCCGCTGCTCTGCGGTGCTGGCAGCAGGGCCAAACGGGCTATCCGTTGGTTGATGCCGGCATGCGGCAACTCTGGCACAGCGGTACCCTGCATAACCGGGTGCGCATGGTGACGGCCTCCTTCCTGGTAAAAAATCTTCTGTTTCATTGGCGCTTGGGGCAGCGCTGGTTTCACGACTGCCTGCTCGATGCCGATCTTGCCTGCAATAGCGCCAACTGGCAGTGGGTGGCTGGTTGCGGGCTGGATGCCGCGCCCTATTTTCGCATTTTTAATCCGGTCGCCCAGGGTCAGCGTTTCGATGCCGATGGTGCTTATACGCGCCGCTGGTTGCCGGAACTGGCTCGTCTGCCGCAGAAATATCTGTTTTGCCCCTGGCAGGCTCCGCCAGCAGTACTGCGTCAGGCCGGTGTGGTGCTGGGGCAGCATTATCCCTTGCCACTGGTGGATCTGGCAACCTCACGCCAGCAGGCGCTGGCGGCTTTTGCTCACACCAAAGCTGCTGTGGCCGATTAA
- a CDS encoding cation:proton antiporter has protein sequence MGIAADLVIIIVAALFGALLAQKLRQPLMLGYILAGVLVGPFTSGVTVTDVHEIEKLAEIGVALLLFALGLEFSLKELRPVRAIALIGTPLQILLTMGYGYLVGRWLGWDTIPALWLGGLISLSSTMVILKTLMNQGVMGTLSSRVMIGILLVQDLAVVPLMILLPQLSDPAAGLPVLGLATIKSGVFLAVMLLLGTRWLPRLLAAIARCNTRELFLLSITAIGLGIGYATYLAGLSFSFGAFVAGIVLSESDYGHQALSDIIPLRDLFGLLFFTSVGMLLNPLFLLEHWLEVLALVLLVGLGKGIIMASLARLFGYGNVVPLALGLGMFQIGEFSFLLAQVGYGSGALGQEHYAFVLSATIISMVLTPLLSGFTAPLYALRQKLFRHESLESINLPREGLQDHVVIAGGGRVGRHIARVLKQLDVPFVIIEVNHRHFEQCRNAGFPTIYGDASKDLVLEAARIEHAQQLLVTMPVVLAAQAIVRHVRRFHPELQIVARSDGEEAMSALYEEGVYMVILPELEAGLEIARQALLHLQIPIPVIQRYTDSIRRELYHPLSEVGDGYQEIRQLKQAKDLLELSWERLPAATPLLGQSLRQLELRRCTGVSVVGVIRQGHFVPNPSADFIFAADDLVAAIGNAEQRKLFSDLVQGQAAHCLYGGRMEAAVALQ, from the coding sequence ATGGGAATCGCCGCGGATCTGGTCATCATCATTGTCGCTGCCCTGTTTGGGGCCCTGCTGGCGCAGAAGCTGCGTCAGCCCCTGATGCTCGGTTACATTCTGGCCGGGGTGCTGGTTGGTCCCTTTACCAGCGGCGTGACGGTGACCGATGTGCATGAAATTGAGAAATTGGCGGAGATAGGCGTGGCTCTGTTGCTGTTTGCCCTGGGGCTGGAATTCTCCCTCAAGGAATTGCGGCCGGTGCGCGCCATTGCCTTGATCGGTACACCGCTGCAGATTCTATTGACCATGGGCTATGGCTATCTGGTGGGGCGCTGGCTGGGCTGGGACACCATTCCGGCTTTATGGCTGGGGGGACTGATTTCCCTGTCGAGCACCATGGTCATTCTCAAGACTCTGATGAACCAGGGGGTGATGGGCACCCTGTCGAGTCGGGTGATGATTGGCATTCTGCTGGTGCAGGATCTGGCGGTGGTACCACTGATGATTCTGCTGCCGCAGTTGAGTGATCCGGCCGCCGGCCTGCCGGTGCTGGGGCTGGCGACCATCAAGTCGGGGGTGTTTCTCGCGGTCATGCTGTTGCTGGGAACCCGCTGGCTGCCCAGACTGCTGGCGGCCATTGCCCGTTGCAACACCCGCGAGTTGTTTCTGCTGTCGATCACCGCTATTGGTCTGGGAATTGGCTATGCCACCTATCTGGCGGGTCTGTCGTTTTCTTTTGGCGCCTTTGTCGCCGGCATTGTTCTGAGTGAATCGGATTATGGCCATCAGGCACTCAGTGACATCATCCCGCTGCGCGACCTGTTCGGCCTGTTGTTTTTCACCTCTGTTGGCATGTTGCTCAATCCGCTGTTTCTGCTGGAACACTGGCTGGAGGTGCTGGCCTTGGTGCTGCTGGTGGGACTGGGCAAGGGTATCATCATGGCCAGTCTGGCACGGCTGTTCGGCTATGGCAACGTGGTGCCTCTGGCCCTGGGGTTGGGCATGTTCCAGATCGGTGAATTTTCTTTTCTGCTGGCTCAGGTAGGGTATGGCAGTGGTGCGCTGGGACAGGAGCATTATGCCTTCGTGCTGTCGGCCACCATTATCAGTATGGTGCTGACCCCGCTGTTGTCGGGTTTTACCGCGCCGCTTTATGCCCTACGGCAGAAGCTGTTTCGTCATGAAAGCCTTGAATCCATCAACCTGCCGCGCGAGGGCCTGCAGGATCATGTGGTTATTGCCGGCGGCGGTCGGGTAGGGCGCCACATCGCTCGCGTGCTTAAGCAGCTTGATGTGCCCTTTGTTATCATTGAGGTTAATCATCGCCATTTTGAGCAGTGTCGCAATGCCGGTTTCCCGACCATTTATGGCGATGCCAGCAAGGATCTGGTACTGGAGGCGGCCCGCATTGAGCATGCTCAGCAATTGCTGGTGACCATGCCGGTGGTCTTGGCGGCACAGGCCATTGTGCGTCATGTCCGCCGTTTTCACCCCGAATTGCAGATAGTTGCTCGTTCCGACGGCGAGGAAGCCATGAGTGCTCTGTATGAAGAGGGTGTTTACATGGTGATTCTGCCCGAACTCGAAGCAGGGCTGGAAATCGCCCGTCAGGCCCTGCTGCATCTGCAGATACCGATCCCGGTGATTCAGCGCTATACCGACAGCATACGACGTGAACTCTACCATCCGCTTTCCGAGGTCGGTGATGGCTATCAGGAGATCCGCCAGCTCAAACAGGCCAAGGATTTGCTGGAACTGAGCTGGGAGCGGCTGCCGGCCGCCACGCCGCTGCTGGGCCAGAGTCTGCGCCAGCTGGAGTTGCGCCGCTGCACCGGGGTGTCGGTGGTCGGGGTTATTCGCCAGGGCCATTTTGTGCCAAATCCGTCAGCCGATTTTATCTTTGCCGCCGATGATCTGGTGGCCGCCATTGGCAATGCCGAGCAGCGGAAACTGTTCAGCGATCTGGTGCAGGGCCAGGCGGCGCACTGCCTTTATGGTGGCCGCATGGAAGCGGCCGTGGCGCTGCAGTGA
- a CDS encoding Rqc2 family fibronectin-binding protein — protein MTLDCFFLEALITQLRQRIGSGQIRKIHQPTADLLVLRLWTGQQECQLLLSLMPGSAGLWLTDRRFRNPAVPAGFCQLLRARLQRILKLELYDQDRRVVLHGQATDGRRCRLLLELFGRRPVLLLLDDDDRILGRLPTAGQPSAGSIWPMPLSAAIALPQAAAAIAAGAVSLLDETLLARWLQQQVRPMSRLVAGRLAGQMVAQAALEPLQQFVAAWQQQRWQLQITDRVLSLWPAEGSVEPLPDLSALLDQRQRLETAASGRVLVDEPVQTAVHQALQRLQRRLAEIDRQEAEAEQAEDWQQTAELLNGHRHLLRPGLAAIELPDYYRQPPCPRRILLDPALSPQQNIEGWFRRARKARRGLEHARRRREETRELLSWLETLQHELETADTALDSELVRQELMTAGLFRPVKTRFERTRAPAPAEALHSARTPGGLELLWGRNSRTNDYLSRQLLRSDDLWLHALGIPGCHLVIRGGWAVVAESDVIYAAQVAAYYSRARDAGRVEVMVAQGRAVRTLPGGRPGQVRVTAYRSLRVIPTPPAATVGTTLPPA, from the coding sequence ATGACCCTGGACTGTTTTTTTCTTGAAGCGTTGATAACTCAGCTGCGCCAGCGGATCGGCAGTGGCCAGATCCGCAAAATTCATCAGCCCACAGCGGATCTGCTGGTGCTGCGTCTCTGGACCGGGCAGCAGGAGTGCCAGCTGCTGCTGAGCCTGATGCCGGGCAGCGCCGGTCTGTGGCTGACCGACCGGCGCTTTCGCAATCCCGCTGTGCCAGCGGGCTTCTGTCAGCTGTTGCGGGCTCGCCTGCAGCGTATCCTCAAGCTGGAACTCTACGATCAGGATCGTCGGGTAGTGCTGCATGGCCAGGCGACCGATGGCCGGCGCTGCCGCCTGTTGCTGGAACTGTTCGGTCGTCGCCCGGTCCTGTTGCTGCTGGACGATGATGACCGGATTCTCGGCCGCCTGCCGACGGCTGGCCAGCCGTCGGCAGGCAGTATCTGGCCGATGCCGCTATCCGCTGCGATTGCCCTGCCGCAGGCCGCCGCTGCCATTGCCGCTGGCGCGGTCAGCCTGCTGGATGAGACCTTGCTGGCCCGCTGGCTGCAACAGCAGGTGCGTCCCATGAGCCGGCTGGTCGCCGGTCGTCTGGCCGGCCAGATGGTGGCACAGGCCGCGCTGGAGCCGCTGCAGCAGTTTGTTGCCGCCTGGCAGCAGCAGCGCTGGCAGCTGCAAATCACGGATCGGGTGTTGAGTCTGTGGCCGGCAGAAGGATCGGTAGAACCACTACCGGACCTGTCGGCCCTGCTGGATCAGCGGCAACGACTGGAGACGGCGGCCAGCGGCCGGGTGCTGGTTGACGAGCCGGTGCAAACGGCAGTCCATCAGGCTCTGCAGCGCCTGCAGCGCCGCCTGGCGGAGATCGACCGGCAGGAGGCCGAGGCTGAACAGGCCGAGGACTGGCAGCAGACCGCCGAACTGCTGAATGGCCATCGCCATCTGCTGCGACCGGGGCTTGCCGCCATCGAACTGCCGGACTACTATCGCCAGCCGCCCTGCCCGCGGCGCATTCTTCTTGATCCGGCCCTGTCACCGCAGCAGAACATTGAAGGCTGGTTTCGTCGCGCGCGTAAGGCCCGTCGTGGTCTGGAACATGCCCGCCGGCGGCGGGAGGAAACCCGTGAGCTGCTGTCCTGGCTGGAAACCCTGCAGCACGAACTGGAAACGGCCGACACGGCCCTCGATAGCGAACTGGTGCGACAGGAACTGATGACCGCCGGTCTGTTCCGGCCGGTGAAAACCCGCTTCGAACGGACACGGGCACCTGCGCCGGCCGAGGCATTGCATTCGGCCCGCACTCCCGGCGGGCTGGAGTTGCTGTGGGGTCGCAACAGTCGGACAAATGATTACCTCAGCCGTCAGCTGCTCAGATCTGATGACCTGTGGCTGCATGCCCTGGGTATTCCCGGCTGTCATCTGGTGATCAGAGGTGGCTGGGCCGTGGTGGCCGAAAGTGACGTGATCTACGCAGCCCAGGTCGCGGCCTACTATTCACGCGCCCGCGATGCTGGCCGGGTTGAGGTGATGGTGGCGCAGGGGCGGGCAGTTCGAACCCTGCCCGGTGGCCGACCGGGACAGGTGCGGGTGACTGCCTATCGCAGTCTGCGGGTCATACCGACACCCCCCGCGGCCACTGTCGGTACCACATTGCCACCCGCCTGA
- a CDS encoding lysophospholipid acyltransferase family protein produces MRRPLRTLQNLLEALPFFFLVAIAQLLPRRAALRFGRVLGRLGRLLQPARRHTARDNLRQAFPQQSADWIEYQLSSMFEHLGISAMELLRLASARGRTALQSQLHFSGLEQLQQLREHKQGAFLLTAHLGFWEVGPLFLPPQGLQVSFVAKAIRNPYIDRFFWRLRTSGGGQGIDSRHAARRIVRALGQGQLVGLLLDQHVSKKTGVVVNFFGRPAYTTPIITQIALKTGTPVVTAFAYRQPDFSYRVLIQPPLYLEGDCSDTNIQQQTQRLTAIMEEAIRQQPQQWFWLHRRWRWRPEQGNPPPATPESTDSRSDP; encoded by the coding sequence ATGCGCCGACCGCTTCGCACCCTGCAAAATCTGCTCGAAGCCCTGCCCTTCTTTTTTCTGGTGGCCATAGCCCAGTTGCTCCCACGCCGTGCGGCCCTGCGTTTCGGCCGTGTTCTCGGCCGGCTCGGGCGTCTGTTGCAGCCAGCCCGGCGCCACACCGCGCGGGACAATCTACGGCAGGCCTTTCCACAGCAGTCCGCCGACTGGATCGAATATCAGCTCAGCAGCATGTTCGAGCATCTGGGCATCAGCGCAATGGAGTTGCTGCGCCTGGCCAGCGCCCGGGGTCGAACCGCCCTGCAAAGCCAGTTGCATTTCTCCGGTCTGGAACAGCTGCAACAGCTGCGCGAACATAAGCAGGGCGCCTTCCTGCTGACAGCCCATCTCGGCTTTTGGGAAGTCGGACCGCTCTTTCTGCCACCGCAGGGGCTGCAGGTCAGCTTTGTCGCCAAAGCCATCCGCAACCCCTATATCGACCGCTTTTTCTGGCGACTGCGCACCTCCGGCGGCGGCCAGGGCATCGACAGCCGCCACGCCGCCCGCCGCATCGTGCGAGCCCTGGGGCAGGGGCAACTGGTCGGATTGCTGCTGGATCAGCATGTGTCAAAAAAAACCGGCGTAGTCGTCAACTTCTTTGGCCGGCCGGCCTACACCACACCCATTATCACCCAGATTGCCCTGAAAACCGGCACACCGGTGGTGACCGCCTTCGCCTATCGCCAGCCCGACTTCAGTTACCGAGTTCTCATTCAGCCGCCGCTCTATCTTGAAGGAGACTGCAGCGACACCAACATCCAGCAGCAGACTCAGCGCCTCACCGCCATCATGGAAGAGGCCATCCGCCAGCAGCCGCAGCAGTGGTTCTGGCTGCACCGGCGTTGGCGCTGGCGGCCGGAACAGGGCAACCCGCCGCCCGCCACCCCAGAATCAACAGACAGCAGGTCCGACCCATGA
- a CDS encoding tRNA (cytidine(34)-2'-O)-methyltransferase yields MNPPSPFHIVLIEPEIPPNTGNIARLCAATGSILHLVEPLGFSLDDRHLRRAGLDYWPQVQLRRWPDFASLQVAYPAGRWWLASKTAQRCYVEASFLPGDFLVFGKESAGLPADLLQQHADRCLRIPLLEPAVRSLNLASATAILLYEALRQNHRLR; encoded by the coding sequence ATGAACCCACCCAGCCCCTTCCATATCGTTCTGATCGAGCCGGAAATCCCGCCCAACACCGGCAACATTGCCCGGCTCTGCGCCGCCACCGGCAGCATCCTGCACCTGGTGGAGCCCCTCGGCTTTTCCCTCGACGACCGGCATCTGCGACGGGCCGGGCTGGACTACTGGCCTCAGGTGCAACTGCGCCGCTGGCCTGATTTCGCCAGTCTGCAGGTCGCCTATCCAGCGGGACGCTGGTGGCTGGCCTCAAAAACAGCGCAACGCTGCTATGTGGAAGCCAGCTTCCTGCCGGGCGACTTTCTGGTCTTCGGCAAGGAAAGCGCCGGCCTGCCCGCCGATCTGCTGCAACAGCATGCCGACCGTTGTCTGCGCATCCCGCTGCTGGAACCGGCCGTTCGCAGCCTCAACCTGGCGTCGGCGACCGCCATCTTGCTGTACGAAGCCCTGCGCCAGAACCACCGCCTGCGCTAA
- the murJ gene encoding murein biosynthesis integral membrane protein MurJ: MSEKKHLTLAAAVLALATLLSRCAGLIRDVVIAAFFGAGYGADAFFMAFTLPNLLRRFFAEGSLTAAFVPTFSAVRQQQGEAQAHHVACQCWGLLLLVMALVTAVGILLAPLVVPLVAAGFGTVAGKLELTVRLTQLMFPYLFFVSLLALVTGILNVYGHYFVPALSPVMLNAAMILAALLFSSRMAVPIEALAWGVVVGGLLQLGMSLPLLRRYGVRLRPGWDWRNPAVVRITRLMLPGVVGVAIYQINVVVTRLLSSFLAEGSLSYLYYSQRLFEFPQGIFVVSIAQAVLPSLSRHAVADDRSALLDDLRYGLSLILLITLPAAAGLLLCAKPLFSLLFMQGAFDVRAVHQTALALMAYAPGLVFVGLSRVLVPVFYARQNTRTPVWISFWTLLVNAIAGLLLMRGYGHVGLALALTLSALFNALALGWVLRRQLGPLGLRPLFWLGVKASGAAAGMACVVFWLLQQGDWPAGQTWRNGLVLLGAVGSGGLAYLLLCRLLGVALVRDLGMLLRRRRPAGR; this comes from the coding sequence ATGTCGGAAAAAAAACATTTGACCCTGGCTGCCGCTGTGCTGGCACTGGCCACTTTGCTGAGTCGCTGCGCCGGATTGATACGCGATGTGGTGATCGCTGCCTTCTTTGGCGCTGGTTATGGTGCCGACGCCTTCTTCATGGCGTTTACGCTGCCCAACCTGTTACGGCGCTTCTTTGCCGAAGGCTCGTTGACCGCGGCTTTTGTGCCAACCTTTTCGGCGGTACGCCAGCAGCAGGGTGAAGCGCAGGCCCACCATGTGGCCTGCCAGTGCTGGGGCCTGCTGCTGCTGGTCATGGCTCTGGTCACGGCAGTGGGCATTTTGCTGGCACCGTTGGTCGTGCCGTTGGTGGCGGCCGGTTTCGGGACCGTGGCCGGCAAGCTGGAACTGACGGTGCGCCTGACCCAGCTGATGTTTCCTTACCTGTTCTTTGTCAGCCTGCTGGCGCTGGTGACCGGTATCCTCAATGTTTACGGTCATTATTTCGTGCCGGCGCTGTCTCCGGTCATGCTCAATGCGGCCATGATTCTTGCCGCCCTGCTGTTTTCCAGCCGAATGGCGGTGCCGATCGAGGCACTGGCCTGGGGCGTTGTGGTTGGCGGTCTGTTGCAATTGGGCATGAGCCTGCCGCTGTTGCGCCGCTACGGAGTGCGGCTGCGTCCTGGGTGGGATTGGCGCAATCCGGCTGTGGTGCGCATCACCCGTCTGATGTTGCCGGGGGTGGTGGGGGTGGCCATCTACCAGATCAACGTGGTGGTGACGCGTCTGCTCAGTTCCTTTCTGGCTGAAGGTAGCCTGTCTTACCTGTATTACAGTCAGCGACTGTTCGAGTTTCCCCAGGGAATTTTTGTGGTTTCCATCGCCCAGGCCGTTTTGCCCAGCCTTAGCCGTCATGCCGTGGCTGATGATCGCAGCGCCTTGTTGGACGATCTGCGCTACGGCCTGAGTTTGATCCTGCTGATTACGTTGCCGGCGGCAGCCGGTTTGCTGCTCTGTGCCAAGCCGCTGTTCAGTCTGCTGTTCATGCAGGGTGCCTTCGATGTCAGGGCTGTCCACCAGACAGCCCTGGCGCTGATGGCGTACGCCCCTGGACTGGTGTTTGTTGGTCTCAGCCGGGTGCTGGTGCCGGTGTTTTACGCCCGGCAGAATACCCGTACGCCGGTATGGATTTCTTTCTGGACTCTGCTGGTCAATGCCATCGCCGGGCTGCTGCTGATGCGTGGTTATGGCCATGTCGGCTTGGCCCTGGCCCTGACCCTGTCGGCCCTGTTCAATGCGCTGGCATTGGGTTGGGTGCTGCGGCGCCAGTTGGGCCCGCTGGGGCTGCGACCGTTATTCTGGCTTGGTGTGAAGGCCAGCGGGGCTGCGGCCGGCATGGCGTGCGTGGTGTTCTGGCTGTTGCAGCAGGGGGACTGGCCCGCTGGTCAAACCTGGCGCAACGGGCTGGTACTGCTGGGGGCTGTCGGTAGTGGTGGGCTGGCTTATCTGCTGCTGTGCCGCCTGCTGGGTGTGGCCTTGGTGCGGGATCTGGGAATGCTGCTGCGCCGGCGGCGGCCGGCTGGTCGCTGA
- the rpsT gene encoding 30S ribosomal protein S20 → MANHKSAIKRNKQSKIRNARNVHARSTMRTLVKKVREAVAAREKDQAVGALSEVVPYIDKCASKGIIHKATASRKISRLSKLVNTLD, encoded by the coding sequence ATGGCCAACCATAAATCGGCAATCAAGCGCAACAAACAAAGCAAGATTCGCAATGCCCGCAATGTCCACGCCCGCAGCACCATGCGGACCCTGGTGAAGAAGGTTCGCGAAGCGGTCGCGGCGCGGGAAAAAGATCAGGCAGTCGGTGCCCTGAGCGAAGTGGTTCCGTACATCGACAAATGCGCCAGCAAAGGCATCATCCACAAGGCCACCGCTAGCCGCAAGATTTCGCGTCTGAGCAAACTGGTCAACACGCTGGACTAA
- the holA gene encoding DNA polymerase III subunit delta: MLPDTLRRCLARDVKPALLCFYGPENYLLERACEAALAALVAPTDRDFNLDVFVGREVQAAQVLDILHTYPVMAPRRCVLIRQGQDLRAEQMERLQAYVEKPLAESCLILCCDKIDKRRKFFQCFKKNGELFEFKKLSPARLPDFINQQVQAAGKVLTEPALQLLCQRVGEGLQEVLSEIDKLVLFNGAERLIDVEAVAAVVCDTRPEGIFELVEAVGERDLARALYLLERLLQDGEAPVKINFLIARHFRQLWKVQALLGQRVAPAELAQRAGVLPFLVPQLTRQARLFAPEFFPQLFDRLLQVDLALKSSRIDPAALLQHSLMELLPLAQQPAE, encoded by the coding sequence ATGCTGCCTGATACCCTGCGTCGTTGTCTGGCGCGTGATGTGAAACCGGCCCTGCTGTGTTTTTACGGGCCGGAAAACTACCTGCTGGAGCGGGCCTGCGAGGCTGCCCTTGCTGCGCTGGTGGCTCCGACTGACCGGGATTTCAATCTGGATGTGTTTGTTGGACGAGAGGTCCAGGCGGCGCAGGTGCTTGACATTCTGCATACCTATCCGGTTATGGCGCCACGTCGCTGCGTGCTGATTCGCCAAGGGCAGGATTTGCGGGCCGAACAGATGGAACGGCTACAGGCATACGTTGAAAAACCGCTGGCCGAGAGCTGTCTGATTCTGTGTTGTGACAAGATCGACAAACGCAGAAAGTTTTTCCAGTGCTTTAAGAAAAATGGGGAACTGTTTGAGTTTAAGAAGCTTTCGCCAGCCCGCCTGCCCGATTTCATCAATCAGCAGGTGCAGGCCGCTGGCAAGGTGCTGACCGAGCCGGCTCTGCAGTTGCTGTGTCAGCGAGTCGGCGAAGGGCTTCAGGAGGTTCTTTCTGAAATCGACAAACTGGTACTTTTTAACGGTGCCGAACGGCTCATAGATGTTGAGGCGGTAGCCGCCGTGGTCTGTGATACCCGGCCTGAGGGAATCTTTGAACTGGTGGAGGCGGTGGGTGAACGTGATCTGGCACGGGCGCTTTATCTATTGGAGCGGCTGCTGCAGGATGGCGAGGCGCCGGTCAAGATCAATTTCCTGATAGCACGCCATTTTCGTCAGCTGTGGAAGGTGCAGGCCTTGTTGGGCCAACGGGTCGCGCCGGCCGAGTTGGCGCAGCGCGCCGGTGTGCTGCCGTTTCTGGTGCCACAACTGACTCGCCAGGCCCGTTTGTTCGCTCCTGAATTTTTCCCCCAGTTGTTCGACCGCCTGCTGCAGGTGGATCTGGCGTTGAAGTCAAGCCGGATCGATCCGGCTGCGTTGCTGCAGCACAGCCTGATGGAACTGCTACCCCTGGCCCAGCAGCCCGCCGAGTGA
- the lptE gene encoding LPS assembly lipoprotein LptE encodes MRRAWLLVSLLAVLLGACGYHLSGQGPARFAGVQRLAVELLENRTTEPLIEVYLTNALRDEFARRPDYELVDTGDLADAVLQGRVHSYQEGAVAYSPTDAITEYRIALLADVQLMRADGQEILWQGQVSWQEEYRVNPDRAAQDVAERQAQQELCRRLASEIFNRIVDDF; translated from the coding sequence ATGAGGCGGGCATGGCTGCTGGTGTCGCTGCTGGCTGTGCTGCTGGGAGCCTGTGGCTATCATTTATCCGGCCAGGGGCCGGCCCGTTTCGCAGGGGTGCAGCGGCTGGCTGTGGAATTGCTGGAAAACCGGACCACCGAACCACTGATCGAGGTTTATCTGACCAACGCCCTGCGTGACGAATTTGCCCGCCGCCCGGATTATGAACTGGTCGATACCGGCGATCTGGCCGATGCCGTTCTGCAGGGCCGTGTCCACAGTTATCAGGAAGGCGCGGTGGCTTACAGTCCGACGGACGCCATCACCGAATACCGCATCGCCTTGCTGGCCGATGTGCAGCTGATGCGCGCCGATGGCCAGGAAATCCTCTGGCAGGGGCAGGTGAGCTGGCAGGAAGAATACCGCGTGAATCCGGACCGGGCGGCGCAGGATGTGGCTGAGCGCCAGGCACAGCAGGAATTGTGTCGCCGCTTGGCCAGCGAAATTTTCAACCGCATCGTCGATGATTTCTAG